The following is a genomic window from Carboxydocella sporoproducens DSM 16521.
GATGGGTGCTCGTTGTAAATTTGGGCTATTAGGGGTTTGTTGTAAACGCTGTCTGGAGGGACCCTGCCGAATTGTTCCCGGAGGCAAGGGACCTCAGGCGGGAGTTTGTGGGGCAACGGCTGATGCTATAGTTGCACGGAATTTCTTGACCCTGGTTACTGAGGGAGCGGCTCCCCATATAGAGCATGCCAGAGAGGTAGCATTAACCCTGCTGGAAACTGCTGAAGGAAAGGCGCCCTATAGTATCAGCAACCCTGATAAACTGCTGGATATTGCCGCCAGGTTAGGTCTGACAGTTGATGGCAGGGAAATTAAGGAGGTAGCCAGGGAGGTGGCTCTTAAGGCCCTGGAAAACTTCCAGCAGCAATTTGGCGTACTCCCCTGGTTAAAAATCAAGGCTCAACCAAAGACTGTAGAAAGATGGCAGAGTTTAAATGTTTTGCCTGTTAATGCCCATCTGGAGGTAACTAATGCCGTCAACCGGCAGGCCATGGGATGTGATGCCGATCCGGTTAACCTCCTGTTAGGTGCAATACGGGTAGCCTTGACTGATGGGTATGCAGGGCTGCACCTGTCTACTGACTTGCAGGACGTCCTGTTTGGTGTCCCGGCTGTGGTCAAGTCTGAATACCGGCTAGGGGTAATTAAAGAAGATATGGTTAATATTTCCGTGCATGGCCATATACCCATGCTTTCTGAAAAAATAGTGGAATGGGCGGAAAAACTGGAAAATGAGGCCAGGGCGGTTGGAGCAAAAGGGATTAATATTTTCGGGGTCTGCTGTACAGGAAATGAAATATTGATGCGCCGGGGTGTGCCTGTGGCAACCAACTTCTCCAGTCAAGAAATGCCGATTGTTACAGGTGCGGTAGAAGCCATGGTGGTAGATATTCAGTGTATTATGCCCAGCTTACCCAGGGTGGCAAAATGTTATCATACAGAAATTATTACTACTTTACCCAGTGTTAAAATCCCGGGGGCTACTCATGTAGAATTTACCCCGGAAAATGCTGATGAGGCAGCACAAACGATTATTCGCAAAGCCATAGCTAACTTCACCAAACGGGACCCCGCGAAAATAAAAATACCTCAGGATAAAGTAGAGGCTTATGCCGGATTTTCGACGGAGCAGATTTTAGAGGCGCTGAAAAAGGTGAACCAGGAAGACCCTCTGCAACCTCTGGTGGAAAACATCAAATCTGGAAACATTCTGGGCGTAGTGGCCCTGGTAGGTTGTACCAATCCTCGAATCAAGCAGGACTGGGCCAATGTCGAAGTAGCCAAAGAGCTGTTGAAACATAATGTGCTGATTGTAGCAACAGGTTGTTCGGCCCACTCCCTGGCCAAATTTTCCTTGATGTCACCCCGGGGGCTGGAGTATTGCGGTGAAGGATTACAGCAGGTGTTAAAGGTTATTGGAAAGGCCAACGGCCTGGAAACTCTGCCGCCCGTTCTGCATATGGGTAGTTGTGTTGATAATTCCCGGGTAGATGACCTGGTAATGACGCTGGCCAACTATCTTGGAGTTGAAGCAAGGGATCTGCCTGTTGCCGGATCAAGCCCGGAAGTGCAAAGCCCCAAAGCTTTAGCCATTGGCTCCTATTTCCTGGCCCAGGGAATTGATGTGCATGTAGGGATTCAGCCTCCCATTGCCGGATCAGAGCTGGTCAGCAATATTTTGATGGGAGACAAAGACCGGCATGCTCTGACTATGGATGGTCTCTTCGGGGGAAAACTAATCTATGAAGAGGATCCGATCAAGGCCGCACACCTAATTTTAGAGAGAATCATACAAAAACGCAAAGCCTTAGGGTTACCCTGCCCGGATATAACTTAAATGTCAGGAGTTGATACCGGTGTCTGAAAAAGGGCTTAAAATTGCTATTTCCGGTAAGGGCGGGGTGGGGAAAACCACCCTGTCCGCCCTCCTCTGTCATATTTTTGCCCGCGAGGAGAAGCGGGTACTGGCTGTGGATGCGGACCCTGATGCTAATTTAGGCACAGCTTTAGGATTTCCGCCAGAGATTTTAAAAAATTTGACTGCAATCTCTGAGGATAAAGAGCTAATCAAGGAGCGTACCGGAGCCGAACCGGGCACATCGGGTCAGTTTTTTACCCTTAATCCCCGGGTTGAGGATATTCCTGAAAAATATATAGTAGAGTATGACGGCATACGGTTAATGCAAATGGGTAAAGTAGCTAAAGGGGGTTCAGGGTGTGCCTGTCCGGAGAGTGTTTTGCTTAAACATCTTCTACGTCATTTGGTATTAAAGGCTGAGGATACTGTAGTAGTTGATATGGAAGCCGGTTTGGAGCATTTAGGACGTGGTACGGCTGCGGGGGTAGATGCTTTTATTGTTGTAGTTGAACCTGGTAAACGAAGTTTCCAGACAGCACAAGCAATAGTAGCTCTGGCTCGGGACCTGGGAGTCACCAGGGTTTTTGCAGTGGCCAACAAGGTACGTCCGGAAGATGAGGCAATAATTCGGCGAGATTTGGATTTTATGCCGATTTTAGGATTTATACCTTATGACCAGGCAGTAATTGCTGCTGATTTGTCTGGTTTAAGTGTAGTGAAGCAAGCTCCCGAAATCGTAGCAAAAGCATATGAAATTAAAAATCGCTTGTTGGAAGAGCTGGGAAGAGTGTAACTTTACGCGGCCCTAAAGTGCTGATGTAATGGTCGTTAAGAGCCGACCATTCAGACGCCTTTAGAGCCTTTTTTTCTTTGTGTCATCTTAGCGACAGAAATAATGGGGTGACATTGATATACTGAAAGTGAAAAACCACACGATTTTAAGTAAAGGCTTTGGGAAGGAGGCAGAAGATGTGAATTTTGGTTCTCTATTCAGTGAGTCATCTGTGCTAGCTTTGTTTGGTGCAATCGTTATTCTGGCTGGCGAACTGATTGCGCTGAAGCAGATGAAAAACTTAATCCGATTACTGACTATCTCCAGTATTGCAGAAATCGGATATGTTCTGCTGGGACTTGGTCTTGGTACTTATGAAGGTACATCGGGAGCTCTGTTGCATCTGGAATATCAAATAGTAATGCGGGCATTGGTCTTTGTTGCTGCGGCAGCGCTAATTGCACGAGAACGATCTGACAGTATTGAAAAGCTCAAGGGTATAGGTAAGGCCATGCCGGTTACAGCAACCTTGTTCGGTTTTGGCCTGTTCTCGGTCATGGGCTTATCACCCTTTAAAGGTTCTATTAGTAAATTTTTAATAATTTATGCGGCCATTGCAAGCGGTCACTGGTTTTATGCCGCTATCGCCACATTAGGAAGTATCCTTGAGGCAATCTACTTCCTTCTCATCTTTCAGAAACTGTGTTTCGAGCAACCTGCACAGTCAGGGGCCAGTACAGAAAAAGTTAGAGAAGCTTCCCCGGTTTTGCTGGCAGCTATGCTGGTCCTGAGTGGGCTCACCGCTTTAATGGGCTTGTTACCGGAGCCTTTCATTCATAGTGTTGAGTATATGACTGCTGTATTATTAGGGAAATCAGCGCAACTACCTGCCTTTGAATCACCCTGGTCCATTTTGGTGCTCGTTCCCTATGTGGGCGGATTTATTGTTTATCTGGTCGGGCGTTTTTCAGCGGTTTTGCGCAATATCCTGGCGGTCGCCCTTACCGGTACAACGGTATACTTGACCTGGCAGGGTGGCGATTTTGACAGTCTATCCAGATTTTTCGCCCTGATTATGGCTTTTATTGGCTTCTTAGTTACGCTTTACTCTATCGGTTATTTTAAGGATAAGCCGCACACAAATCGCTACTTTTTCTTCTTATTTTTAATGATCGGCACTTTGCTTGGTTTGACAACCAGCAAGCACCTGGGGAATTTTTACGTCTACTGGGAATTAATGACCTGGACTTCTTACTTTTTGGTTATTCAGGAACAAACTGAAAAGGCGCTGCGGGCCGGTTTCAAATATTTTATCATGTGTACTTCCGGTGCTTATATTATGCATTTTGCAATTTTAACTTTGCATGTAAAGCTTGGAACCTTCGATATGGCGGCGATTTCCGCAAACTTACCTGAGTTAACTCCAAGCCTTATGCTTGCAGTTTTGGGAATGTTTATAATCGGTTTTGGTGTCAAAACAGGCCTGGTACCGCTGCATAGCTGGTTGCCTGATGCTCACCCTGTAGCACCTTCGTCTATTTCAGCACCGATGTCAGGGATTTTGACCAAAACCGGTATTTACGGACTGGTACGTATTCTCTTTGTTGTTTTTGGGGCAGGTTTGCTGACTGAGCTGGGCACTACCGGTCAATTTTCTACCATTGGATTTATAATCTCCATGCTTGGGGCCCTGACCCTTTTGTACGGTGAAATTATGGCCCTCCGGCAGACCGACATTAAAAAAATGCTGGCTTATTCCACTATGGCCCAGGTGGGCGAGATAGCAGTCACGCTGGGAATAGGCACTTATTTGAGCCTGGTTGGTGCTCTTTATCACGTTTTGAATCATGCTATTATGAAAAACCTCCTGTTCCTGGCGGTGGGTGCTTTAATTTATCGCTTGAAGAGTCAGGAAATCTCTAAGTTCAAGGGTATCGGCCGGGTAATGCCGGTAACGTCTTTGTGTTTTAGTATTGGCATTTTAGCTATCATGGGCTTGCCACCTTTCAACGGCTTTATCAGTAAATTTTTAATGCTTTACGCCAGTGTACAATCCGGCCATCTGGCAGTGGCGGGTTTAATCCTTCTGGGCAGTATTATTGGCGCTTTTTATTACCTGAAACTGGTTAGGGTTATTTTCTTTGAAAAGTACGAGGGTCCTGCTGTTAAGGAAGCTCCTATTACCATGTTGATTCCAGTTGGGATCCTAACGGGTTTGACTGTGTTTAATGGCTTGTATCCGCAAGCGGGCCTGGCTTTAGTTAAGCCGGTGGTCGATATGATTGCAGCCAAAGGACATATGGCTACAACTGCTATACCTGATGTTACCATCGCCTGGCCCCTGATGGCAGTAATTCCGATGGTAGGCGCTCTGGTTACTTACCTTTTAGGCAGACGTTCGGCCAGGGTCAGCGGCTGGTTAGCAGTTGCGACAATGGTGGCAACATTGATAACAGTTTTAACTGTCTCTTCTGGTCATGACATTTTTTCCCGGAGTTTTGCTTTACTTATCGCTTTTATTGGGGTTGTAAATTTATTCTACTCACTGGGTTATATGGTTCACGGACACGCCCAGAATCGCTTTTATGCGTTCTTCCTTTTAATGATTGGCGGCCTTCTGGGTGTGGCGGTGAGCAAAGACCTCTTCAGTTTCTTTGCTTTCTGGGAAATCATGAGCAGCTGGACTCTGTACTTTGTGATTATTCATGAGGAAACCAGGGAGGCATTACAAGAAGGATTCAAATACTTTATTTTTAATTATGCTGGAGCCAGTTTGATGTTTTTGGGACTATTAGTATTAACAGCTAGCACAGGCACCTTTGAGATGAGTGAGCTGGCCGGGCGGTTAAGTGCCTTGCCGACAGGTCTGGTGGCTTTTGGTTTAATCTTGATGTTGATCGGCTTCGCCATGAAAGCTGCTATGTTACCTTTCCGCATCGATTATCAAATGCATCCACCAACAGCACCAACACCGGTCAGTGGCTATATTTCTTCTGTGCTGTTAAAAAGTGCGCCTTTTGGGATGGTTAAATTATTTTATGTATTTGGAGGCATTTCTCTTATAAGCAAGTTAGGCCTGGCAGGCGGGATGCCGAGCCTGATGTATATAGTTGCCTGGGTAAGCGGCTTAACAATCTTAATGGCTGCGGCACTGGCTCTGCTGCAAAGTGGTATGAAACGCCTGCTTATTTATCATACGGTAAGCCAAATGGGTTATATCATCTTAGGAGTCAGCCTGGGCTCTTCTTTAGGTATGGCTGGAGGATTATTGCATTTAGTTAACCATATGCTGTTTAAGAACCTGCTGTTCTTAGTTGCCGGTGCCATTATGGTGAAAACCGGTATTGAAAACCTGGACAAGTTAGGAGGAATTGGAAGGAAAATGCCGGTAACTCTGGGGGCCTTTGCGATTGGGGCATTTTCTATTGCTGGCATTCCGCCTTTTAATGGTTTTACCTCTAAATGGATAATCTATGAAGCTGCCATGGAGAAAGGATATGTGTTTTTAGCGATATTCTCCTTGTTAGCAAGTGTTTTAACCTTAGCTTCTTTTCTTAAATTTTTACATTCTGCCTTTTTCGGACAATTACCGAAGGAGTTAGAGAATGTAACTGAAGCACCGTGGACAATGCAAATTCCTATGGTAATTCTGGCTGTTTTGTGTGTAGTTTTTGGGGTTTTCCCTGGTATACCACTTACTACCATTGCGGCCATCGAAAGCTGGTTGGGTCTAACCCCGGTTTCAGCTTCGCTCTTTGGGATTGATTCCGGGCTGGGGGCGTGGAACGCCGGAGTTATCGCTGCAGTATTGGCAATAGCCTTCATTGCAGGTGTAAGTGTCTACTTTATTGGCAACGGGAAAATCAGATATACAAAAATCTATACTTGTGGAGTAACTGATTTAACAGCCGAAGAAGTGCATGTTAATTCCCATAATCTTTATGAATCGCCCAAAGGCCTGGTTAAACAGTGCATTAAAGTTTTATACCGGATTACCGGTCTGGGTAAGGGGGTGGAATTGTGACGGATGTTGTACAACTAATCTTTAATTTGTTGCTCTTTCCCGGGGGTTTGTTTGCTATAGTCGTTGGCTTGTTCCTTATGGGAATTGACCGTAAGATTGTTGCCCGAATACAGAGGCGGGTTGGCCCCCCTATTTTCCAGCCCTTTATTGACCTGGTCAAACTAGCCAGGAAGGAGGTAGTTGTGCCGGAGACTGCGCATCTGCAGGCATTCAGGTTAGCGCCATTGCTGGGGTTTGCCGGGATGATGGTGGCCGTTACCTTGATACCTATTGCTGGCGTATATAAGGGTCTTGAGTTTTCGGGAGATTTGCTGGTTGTGCTTTATTTGCTGGCATTACCTGCCATTGCTTTGATGGTCGGTGGCTCTGCTTCCAGCTCACCCTTTGGAGCTGTAGGTTTTTCCAGGGAAATGGTCATGATGATGTCCTATGAACTGCCGTTACTGGTAGTACTGGTAACCGTTGCTTTGAAAGTTGGATTGGCAACGGGTGGAATTGCTACTTTCTCTTTAAGTGAAATTGTGAGGTACCAGCTGGAAAACGGGGCATTACTTTTTGATTACACCATGTTACCGGCTTTACTGGCTTTTCTGGTTTTCATTCCAGGTAACATGGGGGTAGTTCCCTTTGATATCCCCGAAGCAGAAACTGAAATTGTCGAAGGTCCGCTTCTGGAATATTCCGGCACTTCTTTGGCTTTATTTAAACTAACAAGTTCCTTAAAAATGGTTGTGGTACTGGGTTTAGCCATAGCCCTCTTTTTTCCGACACCTCTGGGTGAAAACATGTTGCTTAACCTGTTGTGGTATATCTTAAAATGTTTAATTTTAATGGTAATATCCATTACCGTTGTGCGTGCCAGTACAGGAAGGGTTCGAATCGACCAGGCCTTTAAATTTTATCTGAAGTATCCTACCGCACTGGCATTAATCAGCCTGGTATTAACGTTGTTACAAAGATGACAGGGAGGTGGCAGGATGAAAGAACTAATGCGAAAAGTTGCCAGAAAATCACCGTGGTTGTACCGCATAAATGCAGGATCCTGTAATGGCTGTGATGTGGAACTGGCAACCACGGCATGCATTCCCCGTTATGATGTTGAGCGCCTGGGCTGTAAGTATTGTGGGAGCCCAAAGCATGCTGACATCGTGTTGATTACCGGACCTCTTACTGCCCGGGTTAAGGAAAAGGTTTTGCGTCTTTACGATGAAATTCCTGACCCTAAAGTGACGGTAGCTATCGGTGTGTGTCCGATATCTGGAGGAGTGTTTAGAGACAGTTATGCTATTGCCGGGCCGATTGACAACTTTATTCCGGTAGATGTAAATGTGCCTGGCTGTCCTCCCAGACCCCAGGCGATTATTGATGGGATAGTTGAAGCCATCAAAATTTGGGAAACCAGGCTGTAAAGGAGAGTCACCCATGGCTTCTTTTTTAAAAATAGCTATTCGCAATTTGTTCAAGAAACCGTCTACTGACCCTTATCCCTTTGGTGAAACTTTTGTTCCCAAGGGACTGAGAGGTAAAGCCCAGTATAATGCCAGGGCCTGTGTGGCCTGTAGAATGTGTGAGTACGTTTGCGCAGGGGGAGCAATCCAAATCAGGGAAGTGGCCGATAAAAGCGGCCTGGAGTTCATACTCTGGCATAATACATGTACCTTTTGCGGCCTTTGCGAACATTACTGCCCTACTAAAGCAATTCGCTTAACTGAAGATTATCATACAACTCACAGGCAAGAGGACAAATACAGATATGTGGAAAAAGGCTTCATTAAATATGTAAATTGTGCCCGGTGTGATACACCGATGGTGCCGATAGCCCCTGAGCTATTTAATGTAGCTTTTGAACAAGTTAACACGGATATTGAAAAATTAAGGCATTTATGCCCCAAATGCCGCCAGGAACGGGCCCTTCGCTGAGAAGAGGAGGAAACAGGATGAAGCGGGATATTCAGGAGGAATTTGCAGAAAAATTAGCCCGGGTAGTGGGTGATGGATTCTCCTTGCGCTGGGAAACAGATTCTAAGGGAGTGGTTACTGGTTGGTGCAGGCTCCGTGACCACCGCCATATTACAAACGTGGCTTTGATAGTGGCAAGCCTGGGCGGCCGGGTAATTACTATTACAGCTTATAAAACTAAAGATGCTCAACAGAGAGATGGGCATGAAATCGCCTACCATTTTGATCTGGATGGTTGTACTTGTACAGTTACGATTGAAATACCCCGTGATAGTGGTAAAGTCAATTCCATTACTCCGATATTAAAAAGTGCTGATTGGACGGAACGCGAATTGCAAGAATTATATGGTATTGAAGTGGTCGGTCATCCCAATCCCAGGAGATTGTTCCTCGATGAAACTATTGATGAAGGAATAATGGATAAATTGATTCCTTTATCAGTTGCTATGAATGGAGCAACCAGTAAAACTTTGTGGGAAAAGGTCCTTGCAGCTATTTCCCAGGAGGGGGATATTAAATGAGCACTTATACAATCCCCGTAGGCCCGCTGCATGTGGCGCTGGAAGAACCGATGTATTTCCGGGTACAGGTTGAAGGAGAGACTATCGTGGGCCTGGATATAACGGCAGGGCATGTGCATCGCGGTATGGAATATTTGGTAATGAAGCGAAATATTTACCAAAATCTAACTTTAATTGAACGTGTTTGTTCCCTCTGTTCCAACAACCATCCCTTTACCTACTGTATGGCCCTTGAAAAAATTGCCGGTATCAAAATTCCGGAAAGAGCTGAATATCTAAGGGTTATTGCTGATGAAATAAAGAGAATAGCTTCTAACTTGTTTAATGCTGCTATGCTGGCTCATATCATAGGCTTTGATTCATTATTTATGCATGTCATGGAGTTACGGGAGATAGTCCAGGATGCTAAAGAGACTGTTTATGGCAATCGGATGGATTTGGCCGCAAATTGCATTGGCGGCGTAAAATATGACCTCTCCGATGAAAAGATTAAATATCTGAAGCAGCAATTAGATAAGTTGAAAAAGCCACTGGAAGAAATTATTGACATCTATATGAACAATAAGTTTGTGCGCGC
Proteins encoded in this region:
- the cooS gene encoding anaerobic carbon-monoxide dehydrogenase catalytic subunit; the encoded protein is MSKTVHNVEELSLDTGVQEMLLKAREDGVETAFDRSEAMGARCKFGLLGVCCKRCLEGPCRIVPGGKGPQAGVCGATADAIVARNFLTLVTEGAAPHIEHAREVALTLLETAEGKAPYSISNPDKLLDIAARLGLTVDGREIKEVAREVALKALENFQQQFGVLPWLKIKAQPKTVERWQSLNVLPVNAHLEVTNAVNRQAMGCDADPVNLLLGAIRVALTDGYAGLHLSTDLQDVLFGVPAVVKSEYRLGVIKEDMVNISVHGHIPMLSEKIVEWAEKLENEARAVGAKGINIFGVCCTGNEILMRRGVPVATNFSSQEMPIVTGAVEAMVVDIQCIMPSLPRVAKCYHTEIITTLPSVKIPGATHVEFTPENADEAAQTIIRKAIANFTKRDPAKIKIPQDKVEAYAGFSTEQILEALKKVNQEDPLQPLVENIKSGNILGVVALVGCTNPRIKQDWANVEVAKELLKHNVLIVATGCSAHSLAKFSLMSPRGLEYCGEGLQQVLKVIGKANGLETLPPVLHMGSCVDNSRVDDLVMTLANYLGVEARDLPVAGSSPEVQSPKALAIGSYFLAQGIDVHVGIQPPIAGSELVSNILMGDKDRHALTMDGLFGGKLIYEEDPIKAAHLILERIIQKRKALGLPCPDIT
- a CDS encoding AAA family ATPase; protein product: MSEKGLKIAISGKGGVGKTTLSALLCHIFAREEKRVLAVDADPDANLGTALGFPPEILKNLTAISEDKELIKERTGAEPGTSGQFFTLNPRVEDIPEKYIVEYDGIRLMQMGKVAKGGSGCACPESVLLKHLLRHLVLKAEDTVVVDMEAGLEHLGRGTAAGVDAFIVVVEPGKRSFQTAQAIVALARDLGVTRVFAVANKVRPEDEAIIRRDLDFMPILGFIPYDQAVIAADLSGLSVVKQAPEIVAKAYEIKNRLLEELGRV
- a CDS encoding proton-conducting transporter membrane subunit, with translation MNFGSLFSESSVLALFGAIVILAGELIALKQMKNLIRLLTISSIAEIGYVLLGLGLGTYEGTSGALLHLEYQIVMRALVFVAAAALIARERSDSIEKLKGIGKAMPVTATLFGFGLFSVMGLSPFKGSISKFLIIYAAIASGHWFYAAIATLGSILEAIYFLLIFQKLCFEQPAQSGASTEKVREASPVLLAAMLVLSGLTALMGLLPEPFIHSVEYMTAVLLGKSAQLPAFESPWSILVLVPYVGGFIVYLVGRFSAVLRNILAVALTGTTVYLTWQGGDFDSLSRFFALIMAFIGFLVTLYSIGYFKDKPHTNRYFFFLFLMIGTLLGLTTSKHLGNFYVYWELMTWTSYFLVIQEQTEKALRAGFKYFIMCTSGAYIMHFAILTLHVKLGTFDMAAISANLPELTPSLMLAVLGMFIIGFGVKTGLVPLHSWLPDAHPVAPSSISAPMSGILTKTGIYGLVRILFVVFGAGLLTELGTTGQFSTIGFIISMLGALTLLYGEIMALRQTDIKKMLAYSTMAQVGEIAVTLGIGTYLSLVGALYHVLNHAIMKNLLFLAVGALIYRLKSQEISKFKGIGRVMPVTSLCFSIGILAIMGLPPFNGFISKFLMLYASVQSGHLAVAGLILLGSIIGAFYYLKLVRVIFFEKYEGPAVKEAPITMLIPVGILTGLTVFNGLYPQAGLALVKPVVDMIAAKGHMATTAIPDVTIAWPLMAVIPMVGALVTYLLGRRSARVSGWLAVATMVATLITVLTVSSGHDIFSRSFALLIAFIGVVNLFYSLGYMVHGHAQNRFYAFFLLMIGGLLGVAVSKDLFSFFAFWEIMSSWTLYFVIIHEETREALQEGFKYFIFNYAGASLMFLGLLVLTASTGTFEMSELAGRLSALPTGLVAFGLILMLIGFAMKAAMLPFRIDYQMHPPTAPTPVSGYISSVLLKSAPFGMVKLFYVFGGISLISKLGLAGGMPSLMYIVAWVSGLTILMAAALALLQSGMKRLLIYHTVSQMGYIILGVSLGSSLGMAGGLLHLVNHMLFKNLLFLVAGAIMVKTGIENLDKLGGIGRKMPVTLGAFAIGAFSIAGIPPFNGFTSKWIIYEAAMEKGYVFLAIFSLLASVLTLASFLKFLHSAFFGQLPKELENVTEAPWTMQIPMVILAVLCVVFGVFPGIPLTTIAAIESWLGLTPVSASLFGIDSGLGAWNAGVIAAVLAIAFIAGVSVYFIGNGKIRYTKIYTCGVTDLTAEEVHVNSHNLYESPKGLVKQCIKVLYRITGLGKGVEL
- a CDS encoding respiratory chain complex I subunit 1 family protein, whose translation is MTDVVQLIFNLLLFPGGLFAIVVGLFLMGIDRKIVARIQRRVGPPIFQPFIDLVKLARKEVVVPETAHLQAFRLAPLLGFAGMMVAVTLIPIAGVYKGLEFSGDLLVVLYLLALPAIALMVGGSASSSPFGAVGFSREMVMMMSYELPLLVVLVTVALKVGLATGGIATFSLSEIVRYQLENGALLFDYTMLPALLAFLVFIPGNMGVVPFDIPEAETEIVEGPLLEYSGTSLALFKLTSSLKMVVVLGLAIALFFPTPLGENMLLNLLWYILKCLILMVISITVVRASTGRVRIDQAFKFYLKYPTALALISLVLTLLQR
- a CDS encoding NADH-quinone oxidoreductase subunit B family protein; amino-acid sequence: MKELMRKVARKSPWLYRINAGSCNGCDVELATTACIPRYDVERLGCKYCGSPKHADIVLITGPLTARVKEKVLRLYDEIPDPKVTVAIGVCPISGGVFRDSYAIAGPIDNFIPVDVNVPGCPPRPQAIIDGIVEAIKIWETRL
- a CDS encoding 4Fe-4S dicluster domain-containing protein; the protein is MASFLKIAIRNLFKKPSTDPYPFGETFVPKGLRGKAQYNARACVACRMCEYVCAGGAIQIREVADKSGLEFILWHNTCTFCGLCEHYCPTKAIRLTEDYHTTHRQEDKYRYVEKGFIKYVNCARCDTPMVPIAPELFNVAFEQVNTDIEKLRHLCPKCRQERALR
- a CDS encoding NADH-quinone oxidoreductase subunit C, with translation MKRDIQEEFAEKLARVVGDGFSLRWETDSKGVVTGWCRLRDHRHITNVALIVASLGGRVITITAYKTKDAQQRDGHEIAYHFDLDGCTCTVTIEIPRDSGKVNSITPILKSADWTERELQELYGIEVVGHPNPRRLFLDETIDEGIMDKLIPLSVAMNGATSKTLWEKVLAAISQEGDIK
- a CDS encoding nickel-dependent hydrogenase large subunit; its protein translation is MSTYTIPVGPLHVALEEPMYFRVQVEGETIVGLDITAGHVHRGMEYLVMKRNIYQNLTLIERVCSLCSNNHPFTYCMALEKIAGIKIPERAEYLRVIADEIKRIASNLFNAAMLAHIIGFDSLFMHVMELREIVQDAKETVYGNRMDLAANCIGGVKYDLSDEKIKYLKQQLDKLKKPLEEIIDIYMNNKFVRARTEGVGILPKEEAIRYGVVGPVARGSGIDYDVRVKSPYAAYDKIKFNVAVENGCDVRARAIVRLREIQEAINIMEQCLKELPDGPTCIDYLPEIPAGEAVAKSEAPRGELIYYLRTNGSDMPERIKWRVPTYMNWEALNVMMPGNKVSDISLIICSIDPCISCTER